A section of the Pseudomonas sp. FP453 genome encodes:
- a CDS encoding transporter substrate-binding domain-containing protein, translating to MKKILLTGCTLGLLLGAQAQANQAPLDGALAKIASAQSITLGYRDASVPFSYVGDHSGKPMGYSVELANKIVERVQQKTGVADLKVKYNLVTSQTRIPLVQNGTVDLECGSTGVTAERQKQVAFSYGFIYVKGQLLTGKDSGIKGFADLAGKNVVTTAGTTNERFLKSYNAEHKANMFVISAKDHGEAFKMLETGRAAAFYMDDALLYGERAKAKDPHNWVVVGEEQSREIYSCMVRKDDPQFLAVVNETLGDLYRSGEINGIYQRWFEQPIPPKGLNLEFPMTSELKAIIAKPVSDPVE from the coding sequence ATGAAAAAGATCCTGTTGACCGGCTGCACCCTGGGGCTGTTGTTGGGCGCACAGGCCCAGGCGAATCAGGCACCGCTGGACGGCGCGCTGGCCAAGATCGCCAGCGCCCAGTCCATCACCCTGGGTTATCGTGATGCGTCGGTGCCGTTTTCCTACGTGGGCGATCACAGCGGTAAACCCATGGGGTATTCCGTGGAGTTGGCGAACAAGATTGTCGAGCGTGTCCAGCAGAAAACCGGGGTGGCCGACCTGAAGGTGAAGTACAACCTGGTGACCTCGCAAACCCGCATCCCGCTGGTGCAAAACGGCACGGTGGACCTGGAGTGCGGCTCCACCGGGGTGACCGCCGAGCGGCAGAAGCAGGTGGCGTTTTCCTACGGGTTTATTTATGTGAAGGGCCAGTTGCTGACCGGCAAGGACAGCGGCATCAAGGGTTTCGCCGACCTGGCGGGCAAGAACGTGGTCACCACGGCCGGCACCACCAACGAGCGGTTTCTCAAGAGCTACAACGCCGAGCACAAAGCCAATATGTTCGTGATCAGCGCCAAGGACCACGGCGAGGCGTTCAAGATGCTGGAAACGGGCCGCGCGGCCGCGTTCTACATGGATGACGCGTTGCTCTATGGCGAGCGCGCCAAGGCCAAGGACCCGCACAATTGGGTGGTGGTGGGCGAGGAGCAATCCCGGGAAATCTACAGCTGCATGGTGCGCAAGGATGACCCGCAGTTTCTCGCGGTGGTCAACGAGACGCTGGGGGATTTGTATCGGAGCGGGGAGATCAATGGGATTTACCAGCGCTGGTTTGAACAGCCGATTCCGCCCAAGGGCTTGAACCTGGAGTTCCCGATGACCAGTGAGTTGAAGGCGATTATTGCCAAGCCAGTGAGTGATCCGGTGGAGTAG
- a CDS encoding RidA family protein — MTINRISSNERLSGAVTFKDLVFLSGQVPGDGLDVATQTREVLAKIDALLAQAGSDKDHLLNATIYLKDIGSGFAPMNEVWSAWLSPGMAPTRTNLQAELARPSVLVEISVIAVRH, encoded by the coding sequence ATGACCATCAACCGAATCAGCAGCAACGAGCGACTGTCCGGCGCCGTCACCTTCAAGGACCTGGTATTCCTCTCGGGCCAGGTTCCGGGTGACGGCCTGGACGTGGCCACGCAAACCCGCGAAGTGTTGGCCAAGATCGACGCGCTGTTGGCCCAGGCGGGCAGCGACAAGGACCATCTGCTGAATGCGACGATTTACTTGAAAGACATCGGCAGTGGTTTTGCGCCGATGAACGAGGTGTGGAGCGCATGGTTGTCGCCCGGCATGGCGCCGACGCGCACCAACCTGCAAGCCGAACTGGCGCGCCCGAGCGTGCTGGTGGAAATCAGCGTGATCGCTGTACGTCACTAA
- a CDS encoding D-amino acid dehydrogenase, with product MGRQVCIIGGGVIGLASAYALVRAGHEVTVIDARESLGSETSFANGGQLSYRYVAPLADAGVPLQAIGWLLRGDSPLKLRPRLDPQQWRWMAAFLGACRGSVNQRNAAHLLRLASLSQTTLQQWREDDRLDGFDWRRNGKLVTFRNANSFEHARSKVADILQQQVLSAADCERLEPALAGGGFVGGIYTPNEEVADCHAFCQRLAARLEASGRCRFLLGRKVSGLRHADGVVQAIELGDEVMPVEQLVLAAGYRSAALGVSLPLYPLKGYSLSVPIGAQHRAPKVSITDYDRKIVYARIGEQLRVAAMVDIVGFDASLEPKRLALMKRQAVETFPLAGDYAHAVEWAGMRPATPTGVPLIGASQYRNLWLNLGHGALGFTLACGSGQLLAELIGQHVPSIDMQGLAPRAA from the coding sequence ATGGGCAGGCAGGTTTGCATCATCGGCGGCGGGGTTATCGGCTTGGCGAGCGCCTATGCGCTGGTGCGCGCCGGCCATGAAGTGACGGTGATCGACGCCCGCGAGAGCCTGGGCAGCGAGACCAGCTTCGCCAACGGCGGGCAATTGTCCTACCGCTATGTCGCGCCGCTGGCCGATGCCGGCGTGCCGCTGCAAGCCATTGGTTGGTTGCTGCGCGGTGACTCGCCGCTGAAGCTGCGCCCGCGTCTCGACCCGCAGCAATGGCGCTGGATGGCTGCGTTTCTCGGCGCCTGCCGCGGCTCGGTCAACCAGCGCAATGCCGCGCACCTGCTGCGCCTGGCGTCGCTGAGCCAGACCACGTTGCAGCAATGGCGCGAGGATGATCGCCTGGACGGTTTCGACTGGCGGCGCAATGGCAAGCTGGTGACCTTTCGTAACGCCAATTCCTTTGAACATGCCCGCAGCAAGGTCGCCGATATCCTGCAACAACAAGTGCTGTCGGCCGCCGATTGTGAACGCCTGGAGCCGGCGTTGGCAGGTGGCGGTTTTGTTGGCGGGATCTACACGCCGAACGAAGAGGTGGCCGATTGTCATGCCTTCTGCCAGCGCTTGGCGGCGCGGCTGGAAGCGTCCGGGCGTTGCCGGTTTTTGCTGGGGCGCAAGGTCAGCGGGCTGCGTCACGCGGACGGCGTGGTGCAGGCCATCGAGTTGGGTGATGAGGTGATGCCGGTCGAGCAACTGGTGCTGGCCGCCGGTTATCGCAGCGCCGCGTTGGGCGTGTCGCTGCCGTTGTATCCGTTGAAGGGCTACAGCCTCAGCGTGCCGATTGGTGCGCAGCACCGGGCGCCGAAAGTGAGCATCACCGACTATGACCGCAAGATCGTCTACGCGCGCATCGGCGAGCAATTGCGGGTGGCGGCCATGGTGGATATCGTCGGTTTTGATGCCAGCCTCGAACCCAAGCGCCTGGCACTGATGAAACGCCAGGCCGTTGAGACTTTCCCTCTGGCCGGCGACTACGCCCATGCCGTGGAGTGGGCCGGCATGCGCCCGGCCACCCCCACCGGCGTGCCGCTGATTGGCGCCAGCCAGTACCGCAACCTGTGGCTGAACCTCGGCCACGGTGCGCTGGGTTTTACCCTGGCCTGCGGCAGTGGGCAACTGCTCGCCGAACTGATCGGCCAACACGTCCCTTCCATCGATATGCAGGGCCTGGCGCCCCGCGCCGCTTAA
- a CDS encoding LysR family transcriptional regulator yields MRLRHIEIFQAIRQTGSVSAAAQLLHVSQPAVTKVLQHAELQLGFPLFLRVRGKLQPTPEALALEREVEKVTESLQGVRRLAKSLRRAPGQSVRIGAIPALALSLLPPAILEWKRDYPDMACELSSDHSRELVQKLLMREIDLALTLNFSGHPGLTTQVLANGVLVALASKGYWTDAELSAPLPLADLAGTALIGLSSADPLAAKLDSYLENVDPPPRVTISVQTYSLARAMVESGAGLTVIDPFTALGASTATTCIRTLTPPLPITLYALTRADEPPPHMLAKLLGIFGQRAQELLQRL; encoded by the coding sequence ATGCGCCTGCGTCATATCGAAATCTTCCAGGCCATCCGCCAGACCGGCTCCGTCAGCGCCGCCGCGCAGTTGCTGCACGTGTCGCAACCGGCGGTGACCAAGGTGTTGCAACACGCCGAGTTGCAGCTGGGTTTCCCGCTGTTCCTGCGGGTGCGCGGCAAATTGCAGCCCACCCCGGAAGCGCTGGCGCTGGAGCGCGAAGTCGAGAAAGTCACCGAGAGCCTGCAAGGCGTGCGACGCCTGGCCAAAAGCCTGCGCCGCGCACCGGGCCAGAGCGTGCGCATCGGCGCCATCCCCGCGCTGGCGCTGTCACTGCTGCCGCCGGCGATCCTGGAGTGGAAACGTGATTACCCGGACATGGCCTGCGAGCTGTCCAGCGACCATAGCCGCGAGCTGGTGCAGAAGCTGCTGATGCGTGAGATCGACCTGGCGCTGACCCTCAACTTCTCCGGGCATCCGGGGTTGACCACGCAAGTGCTGGCCAATGGCGTGCTGGTGGCGCTGGCGTCCAAAGGCTATTGGACCGACGCCGAACTGAGCGCGCCGCTGCCCTTGGCGGACCTGGCAGGTACGGCATTGATCGGCCTGTCCAGCGCCGATCCGCTGGCAGCCAAACTCGACAGCTACCTGGAAAACGTCGATCCACCGCCACGGGTCACGATCTCGGTGCAAACCTATTCCCTGGCCCGCGCCATGGTGGAATCCGGCGCCGGCCTCACGGTGATCGACCCGTTCACCGCCCTCGGCGCCTCGACCGCCACTACCTGTATCCGCACGCTGACACCGCCGCTGCCGATCACGCTGTATGCGCTGACCCGCGCGGATGAGCCGCCGCCGCATATGTTGGCGAAGTTGTTGGGAATATTTGGCCAGCGAGCCCAAGAACTCCTGCAGCGTTTATAA
- a CDS encoding hemolysin III family protein, translated as MYHGERFNAWSHLLGAVAAFAGAVWMLVVASLDGSPWKIVSVAIYGVTLLVLYSASTVYHSVRGRRKEIMQKVDHFSIYLLIAGSYTPFCLVTLRGPWGWTLFGIVWGLAVIGILQEIKPRSEARILSIVIYAVMGWIVLVAVKPLIAALGVAGFTWLAAGGVLYTVGIIFFALEDRLRHSHGIWHLFVIGGSLLHFVAIMRYVL; from the coding sequence ATGTATCACGGTGAACGATTCAACGCCTGGAGCCACTTGCTCGGCGCGGTGGCAGCCTTTGCGGGGGCGGTGTGGATGTTGGTGGTGGCGAGCCTGGATGGCAGCCCGTGGAAGATTGTCAGCGTGGCGATCTATGGCGTCACGCTGCTGGTGCTGTACAGCGCGTCCACCGTGTACCACAGCGTGCGTGGGCGGCGGAAAGAGATCATGCAGAAGGTCGATCACTTTTCGATCTACCTGTTGATCGCCGGCAGTTACACGCCGTTTTGCCTGGTGACTTTGAGAGGCCCGTGGGGCTGGACGCTGTTCGGGATTGTGTGGGGGCTGGCGGTGATTGGCATCTTGCAGGAGATCAAGCCGCGTTCCGAGGCGCGCATCCTGTCGATCGTGATCTATGCGGTGATGGGCTGGATTGTGCTGGTGGCGGTCAAGCCGTTGATCGCCGCGCTGGGAGTGGCGGGGTTTACCTGGCTGGCGGCGGGTGGGGTGCTGTATACCGTCGGCATCATCTTTTTTGCGCTTGAGGATCGGCTGCGGCATTCCCATGGGATCTGGCACTTGTTTGTGATTGGCGGGAGTTTGCTGCACTTCGTGGCGATCATGCGGTATGTGCTCTGA